GGGGATCATCGGGATTTCGGGCAGTGCGGAGGCGTAGTGACGCATCACGGAGCGCGAGAAGCTGCGCATCCGTTGACCTGCCGTCGATCCCGGCCCACGCCGGTTACGCCGTGCCGCCATCGCCTGATCTACCCCTGCAGCGCGGACAACGCGCCTTCAAATACAAATCCGTGGTAAACAAACTCAAGTTCTTCAATGACTACTTCGTTGGATGAGGACTTCAGCGTCGGGCCGACCCACTTGGTAGGAAGGACATCGCGGAAATTCCACAACACGACCGGGATACGCGCGGTGTCGGCAAGAATAACCGTGACCTGCCGGTAAGCATTGGCAAAGTCCCCGTTCATCACCTGCATATACCAGTTGAGGAGCTGCATGTCCCGAGAAATACCGTGTTTCAGGGTTGCTGTGCCGACGTTGACGCGAACCGGCAGTTGATGCGTATAAGTATTCTGACCGCCCTCTTTCACAGGGTCGAGATCTACCGACAGACTCGGCAGGCGGAACTCTGTGAAGACGATACTGTACAGGCCTTCGACCTGTACCATAAAGCGCAGGCCACTATGAAATTCAGTGAGCATGTCGATCATCAGCGTCTCCGATCACGTTTGCTGCGGCGTTCGTTTTCAGTGCGCAGTTCTGCGCGTAGCATCCGCCAAACACGCTCGGCGACCTTGCGGACAAGTGCTTTGTATTCCTGCTGATCCATGTTGCTGCCGGATGACGACCCACTGGGCATTTCTGTTCCCTCTGATGCCTGCAAACAACTTACGACTGGCGTGGTGCACGGTTGAGCGTTTCGAGCCATGCCAGACGTTCACGA
The nucleotide sequence above comes from Candidatus Flexicrinis proximus. Encoded proteins:
- a CDS encoding phage tail protein gives rise to the protein MIDMLTEFHSGLRFMVQVEGLYSIVFTEFRLPSLSVDLDPVKEGGQNTYTHQLPVRVNVGTATLKHGISRDMQLLNWYMQVMNGDFANAYRQVTVILADTARIPVVLWNFRDVLPTKWVGPTLKSSSNEVVIEELEFVYHGFVFEGALSALQG